From the genome of Pseudanabaena sp. BC1403, one region includes:
- a CDS encoding DUF433 domain-containing protein produces MTLTIAVEAAPLETDFDGVVRVGKTRITLDTVVTAFLEGATVEEIGAQYTSLELSDIYSAIGYYLKHKVEVDAYLVERQLKSSLIRQEVEQRFNPVGIRARLLARRDGHS; encoded by the coding sequence ATGACACTAACAATTGCAGTTGAAGCTGCACCCTTAGAGACTGATTTTGATGGTGTTGTCCGAGTTGGCAAAACCCGCATAACCCTAGATACGGTTGTTACAGCTTTTCTTGAAGGTGCAACAGTAGAGGAAATTGGGGCGCAGTACACATCCCTTGAGCTTTCTGATATTTATTCAGCTATTGGCTATTACTTAAAACATAAAGTTGAAGTTGATGCATATCTTGTGGAACGTCAACTAAAATCCTCGTTGATTCGTCAGGAAGTAGAGCAGCGTTTTAATCCAGTGGGGATACGTGCGCGGTTATTGGCTAGACGAGATGGGCACAGTTAA
- the apcD gene encoding allophycocyanin subunit alpha-B, giving the protein MSVVSQVLERADEELRYPSISELQSVQNFLATGAQRVRIATVLAESEDKIVKKATTELFRIHPDYISPGGNAYGQKQRSQCLRDFTWYIRLTTYGVLAGDKEPIEKIGIIGVREMYSSLGVPLVGMADAVRCLKNASLALLSKDDAATTEPYFDYIIQAMS; this is encoded by the coding sequence ATGAGTGTAGTTAGTCAAGTTTTAGAAAGAGCCGACGAAGAACTCCGCTATCCCAGCATTTCTGAGTTGCAAAGTGTGCAAAACTTTCTCGCCACTGGCGCTCAAAGGGTGCGAATTGCCACAGTATTGGCAGAAAGCGAAGATAAAATCGTCAAAAAAGCCACCACAGAACTATTTAGAATTCATCCTGATTACATCTCTCCAGGCGGAAATGCCTATGGTCAAAAGCAACGCAGCCAGTGCCTGAGAGATTTCACATGGTACATCCGCCTCACAACCTACGGAGTATTGGCAGGCGATAAGGAGCCCATCGAAAAAATCGGCATCATCGGTGTCCGCGAAATGTACAGCTCCCTTGGTGTTCCTTTGGTAGGTATGGCTGATGCAGTGCGCTGCCTCAAGAATGCATCTCTAGCATTACTCAGCAAAGATGATGCTGCTACCACTGAGCCTTACTTTGATTACATCATTCAAGCAATGTCTTAA
- a CDS encoding DUF5615 family PIN-like protein, protein MTRFLADENFNNHIVRGVLQQSRDVDIVRVQDVGLSGKDDPTVLEWAAQNGRVLLTHDVATMITFAYNRIEAGLTMTGLFEVSRRVAVGLAIEEIILIAECSLEDEWEGQVRFLPLR, encoded by the coding sequence ATGACGCGATTTCTTGCTGATGAGAATTTCAATAATCACATTGTGCGTGGTGTTTTGCAGCAAAGCCGTGATGTTGATATTGTGCGCGTTCAAGATGTCGGCTTATCAGGAAAAGATGACCCGACTGTTTTAGAGTGGGCTGCACAGAATGGGCGGGTTCTCTTAACTCATGATGTTGCAACAATGATCACCTTTGCTTACAACCGAATTGAAGCAGGATTAACTATGACTGGGTTGTTTGAAGTGAGTCGTCGAGTTGCAGTAGGTTTAGCGATCGAGGAAATCATACTCATTGCTGAGTGTAGTCTTGAGGACGAGTGGGAAGGGCAAGTCAGGTTTCTTCCTCTACGATAA